The DNA sequence TGCGGATGCAAGGAGATCACCTGCCTACACTTTTAAATAAAACGAAGGCTCTCTTTTGCTTAGGACGTATTGAAGAAGCTTCAGCAATTGCTACTTACCTTTCTTCTTGTCCCATACCAGCAATTGCTAATGATGCTGATGCCTTACTTATGAGTTACAGTAAAACAATCAAAAAAGATCCTGCATTCACTCGTTAATTCCTTTATTTTTGTTTTAACAATTATAGACACATAAGGAATCACCTGTCATTTATTTCATGCTTTGCTAGAGAATTTTATAATAGTCTTTTCCCTTGATTCTTCGTTCATGATTGCTTCGCGAAATCAACGATCCAATTTGCCTTAAAACCTAGTAATCGGTAGAGTTATTTTAGCGGCAGAGCATGCCGTGTTTACCTGTAGAGGAAAGATACAAGCTATCCGTTTTGCACAGGAATTACTGATAATTCGGGCTCCAGTCTTAGGAAGGAGAGCCTTGTACTTTGGTGTAACAAAGATATCAATTAATAGCCGAAATACAATGCAATTCTCTTTTTCTTGATTAGGATAGATTGATTGTATTCGGAGAAGTTTTACAAATAAAGAGAGCAGCATGTTAACCTGTAACGAGTGCAGTACTTGGGAACAGTTCGTAAATTATGTTAAGACACGCTGCTCAAAAACAGCTTTTGAAAATTGGATTTCTCCTATTCAAGTTCTTGAAGAAACTCAAGAAAAAATACGATTAGAAGTTCCAAATATTTTTGTCCAAAATTACCTCCTTGATAACTATAAAAAAGATCTTTGTTCTTTTGTTCCGCTAGACATTCATGGAGAACCAGCTTTAGAATTTATAGTTGCGGAAAACAAAAAAACTTCTTCTGTACCTGCTTCTCAGAAAGAATCTAATGAAAGCCTTACAGAACTGTTTGAAGAAGTTAAAGATTTTGAACTAAAGCTTAATCTCTCGTATCGCTTTGATAATTTTATTGAAGGCCCTTCAAATCAATTTGTTAAGTCTGCAGCTGTTGGAATTGCTAGCAAACCAGGTCGCTCTTATAATCCTTTATTTATTCATGGTGGTGTAGGCTTAGGAAAAACGCATTTGCTCCATGCTGTAGGCCACTACGTAAAGGAACATCATAAAAACTTACGGATCCATTGTATTACTACAGAAGCTTTTATCAACGACCTTGTCTATCATCTCAAGTCTAAGTCGGTTGATAAAATGAAAAATTTCTATCGTTCCCTAGATTTACTACTCGTTGACGATATCCAATTTTTGCAAAATCGTCAAAACTTCGAAGAGGAATTCTGTAACACCTTTGAAACTTTGATCAATCTTAGTAAACAAATTGTAATTACTAGCGACAAACCTCCGAGTCAACTCAAGCTTTCTGAACGTATTATTGCTAGAATGGAATGGGGACTCGTTGCCCATGTCGGTATTCCTGATTTAGAAACTCGAGTAGCTATTTTACAACACAAAGCAGAGCAGAAAGGATTGCATATTCCCAATGAAATCGCTTTTTTCATTGCTGACCATATTTATGGTAATGTCCGTCAACTTGAGGGTGCTATCAATAAACTCACTGCCTATTGTCGCCTTTTTGGAAAAACCCTCACAGAAACTATAGTCCGAGACACTTTAAAAGAGCTTTTCCGCTCTCCAACAAAACAAAAAATTTCTCTAGAAACGATCTTAAAAAGTGTAGCTACAGTATTTCAAGTGAAACTCAATGATCTTAAAGGAAACTCGCGATCCAAGGATTTGGTATTAGCTAGACAAATTGCTATGTACTTAGCAAAAACTCTGATTACAGACTCTTTAGTTGCCATAGGCACTTCTTTTGGTAAGACGCATTCAACAGTACTTTATGCTTGTAAAACTATAGAGCATAAATTACAAAGTGATGAAACTCTTAAGCGTCAAGTAAATCTTTGTAAAAATCATATTGTCGGTTAGCCTAGGAGGCCTCACATGTTCCGTAGAACAGGTAAAGATCCTTTTGAAGATGTGCAAACACTTTATCAAGAAGAAACTTCTACTCTTTCGAATTACTCCCCATACTCAAGGTCCGAGCGTCCAGAAACTCCTCCAAGCCTATTTGATAATCCTAAAGCTTCCGAAGCTCAACCTTTAAACCATAGTTTACCAAAAGATCCTCCTCTTCCCCAATGGTCTTCTACTTCAAGAACAGAATCTGTCCTTTCTCTTGAAGAACCCGAAACTACTTTAGGAGAAGGTGTCACCTTTAAAGGAGAGCTTGCATTTGAACGTCTTTTACGCATTGATGGAACTTTCGAAGGGATCTTAGTATCGAAAGGCAAAATTATCATTGGTCCAAAGGGAGTTGTAAAAGCAGATATCCAATTGCAAGAAGCTATCATCGAAGGTGTTGTAGAAGGAAACATTACAGTGTCAGGAAAAGTAGAACTCCGAGGAGGCGCAGTTATTAAAGGAGATATACAAGCTACAACATTATGTGTTGATGAAGGTGTACGTATCCTTGGTTATCTTGCAGTTTCAGGGATTACTGACAATCTGGAGGAAGAAAAAGACTTATAGAGACTACAGGAGAGGAAAACTCTTCTAAAATAGCTTGAAACCATTGTTGAGATAAAGGATATTTAGATAAAAAGCAGATCTTATTTCCTTTAGGAAGTTGTTTTATTTGTCTTTTTTTAGGATAGCATGGCCATAGGGAAATCATAGAAAGCTTTTCTAGTTTAGCAACTTCTGTTACGATTTCTCTAGAAATCGTTGATACTATGTAGACAATGCACGTCGGCATGTTATCTAATGAGGCTAATTCAGAGGCTATGCGTTTAGAGAAAAACTGTATAGCACGCCATTTACCTGCACAAGCATAAGAATATATTGAAAGAGCTGTTTTTGAAAAGAAATACAAATTGCAGGTTCGAAAATGACACGAATTAATTTCAGAAACACAAAGATTATGAAAACAATGAGTGCAAGGCTTTTCTCTATTTTCTATAACAAGTTTTTGTAAACAATTTGAACAAAAATATGCCCCTGGAGTGTGGCAGCCGTAACATAATTTTGGAAAAAGCAAAGATGAAAATAACATCTATATCATGAAAATTTTTATTCCTAAAATTTAAAACAATTTGCTACGTTTTTGAACGTGTAGAAGTCTTAACTTTTCTCTCAATCATAATGCTCAAAAAACTCATAAATTCTCTTTGGAAAATTTGTCAACAAGATAAATATCAACGTTTTACTCCTATTGCAGATGCGATTGATACATTTTGTTACGAACCTATTAAAACCCCTTCCAAGCCTCCTTTCATCCGTGATTCTGTAGATATTAAGCGATGGATGATGCTCGTTGTAATTGCTTTATTTCCTGCTACATTTGTTGCAATTTGGAATTCAGGACTTCAAGCTATTGTCTATGGCTCAGGAAACCCTACTCTGATGGAGAAATTCTTACATATTTCAGGATTTGGTAGTTACCTATCCTTTATTTTTAAAGAAACCGATATTTTCTCGATTCTTTGGGAAGGATTTAAGATTTTTATTCCACTACTTACCATTAGCTATGTTGTTGGGGGGACCTGTGAGGTGATCTTTGCCGTTGTCCGAGGACATAAAATTGCAGAAGGCCTTCTTGTCACGGGAATCCTTTATCCCCTTACACTTCCTCCGACAACTCCTTACTGGATGGCAGCTTTGGGAATTGCCTTCGGTATTGTGATTAGTAAGGAGCTCTTTGGAGGAACAGGGATGAACATCCTAAATCCCGCCCTATCAGGAAGAGCATTTTTATTTTTTACATTCCCAGCAAAGATGAGTGGTGATGTGTGGGTAGGAAGCAATCCCACAATGATTAAAGATAGCTTAATCAAAATGAATTCGACTGCAGGAAAAGTCCTCGTAGATGGATTTTCGCAATCTACATGCTTACAGACCTTGAATTCGACACCTCCCTCTGTAAAACGTCTGCATGTAGATGCTATTGCAGCAAATATGCTTCATATCTCTCATGTCCCCACTCAAGATGTTATCAATACACAATTTGCTCTATGGACAGAGACTCATCCTGGTTGGGTATTAGATAAACTCACCTTAACACAGCTTCAAACGTTTGTTACTGCACCGGTTACAGAGGGGGGATTAGGTCTTCTTGCTACACAGTTTGACTCTGCCTACGCTATTACTGACGTCATCTATGGTATTGGAAAATTCTCTACAGGGAATCTCTTTTGGGGGAATATTATAGGCTCCCTAGGAGAGACCTCGACGTTTGCCTGTCTCTTGGGTGCAGTATTCCTTATTGTTACAGGAATTGCTTCCTGGAGAACCATGATGGCCTTTGGTCTAGGAGCATTTTTCACAGGATGGCTCTTCAAGTTTATCAGTATTTTGATTGTAGGGCAAAACGGAGCTTGGGCTCCTGCTCGATTTTTTATTCCTGCCTACCGACAATTATTTCTTGGAGGGCTTGCTTTTGGCTTAGTCTTTATGGCTACCGATCCAGTCTCCTCTCCTACTATGAAATTAGGAAAATGGATTTATGGCGTTTTTATAGGATTTATGACTATTGTTATACGACTAATCAATCCTGCGTATCCTGAAGGGGTAATGTTAGCGATTCTCCTTGGCAATGTCTTTGCTCCTCTTATCGATTACTTTGCTGTTAGAAAATATAGAAAAAGGAGAGTCTAGAATATGTCTAAAGACTCTCCAAAAATTAGCAACTATACAAACCAAACTTGGTACATTATCTCCTTTGTTTTGGGATTAAGTTTATTTGCAGGCTTACTGCTATCTACAGTTTACTATGTACTTTCTCCCATACAAGAGCAGGCTGCTAACTTTGATCGTAACAAGCAAATGCTTTTAGCTGCTCGTGTTTTAGATTTTAAAGGCAGATTTCAAATTCAAGATAAAAAAGAATGGGTACCAGCTCTTTTTGATAAAAAAACACAGCTTCTTCAAGTAGCTAAAGGGAAAGCTCCTATGGTCTCCCACCCTGAATTAGAAGCCTATGCCCAACGTTTTGTTCGTCCCCTACTCACAGATAAACAGGGGAAGGTCTTCTCTTTTGAAGAAAAACATTTGGACGTTGTTGAGTTTTTTGAAAAATATCAGGAGAGCTCTCCATGTCAACAACCTCTTCTTCCATTTTTCGTAATTTTAGACAACACTCCTCGTACACAAAACATGTCTGGATCTGAGATTTCCAAAGACCTTTCTGCAGTTCAAGCTTTGATCTTCCCTATATCAGGTTTTGGCCTATGGGGTCCGATTCATGGTTACTTAGGAATTAAAAATGACGGTGATACTGTATTAGGAACGGCATGGTACCAACAAGGAGAAACTCCAGGTTTAGGAGCTAACATTACTAATCCCGAATGGCAAGAGCAATTCTATGGGAAGAAGATCTTCTTAGAAGGACCTTCTGGAACCACAGATTTTGCAACAACAACGCTAGGACTTGAGGTAATTAAAGGTTCTGTGCGTACAACTTTTGGAAACTCTCCGAAAGCGCTTTCTGCTATTGATGGGATTTCTGGAGCGACTTTAACATGCAATGGTGTAACTGAAGCTTATATGCAATCCCTAGCTTGCTATCGTCAACTCCTTATACATTTTTCTAGTTTAAACAACGCAAATAAACAACCTAATGATAAATAAAAAGTCCTATAAAAGTTACTTTTTTGACCCACTGTGGAGCAACAATCAAATCCTCATTGCAATTTTGGGCATTTGTTCTGCACTAGCAGTGACCACTACAGTTCAAACAGCAATTACTATGGGACTTGCTGTAAGCATTGTTACAGGATGTTCTTCATTTTTTGTTTCTCTATTACGTAAGTTCACTCCAGATAGTGTAAGGATGATTACCCAACTGATTATCATCAGTTTGTTTGTAATTGTTATAGATCAATTCTTAAAAGCTTTTTTCTTCGATATCTCAAAAACTCTGTCGGTTTTTGTTGGTCTTATCATTACCAACTGTATTGTTATGGGGAGATCAGAGAGTCTGGCAAGGCATGTTCCCCCTATTCCTGCATTCCTAGATGGCCTAGCCTCTGGATTAGGATATGGTTGGGTATTACTTCTCATCGGAATAATCAGAGAGCTCTTTGGATTTGGTACTCTTATGGGGTTACGGATTATCCCCCAATTTGTATATGCCTCTGAGTTCCATCCTGATGGCTACCAAAACTTAAGCTTAATGGTATTAGCTCCGTCAGCATTTTTCCTCCTGGGTATTATGATTTGGCTTGTCAATATTCGTGATTCTAAAAAGGAAAAAAGGTAACTTATGTGGTTAGGTTCATATACGTGGCTTAATGTTTTTGGCATATTCCTACAAGCAGCCTTCATCCAAAATATCCTTCTTGCTAATTTTTTAGGGATGTGTAGTTATCTTGCATGCTCGACTAGGGTTTCGACAGCAAATGGTTTAGGAATGTCTGTAGCTCTTGTCCTTACGGTAACAGGAAGTATTAACTGGTTTGTCCATGCCTTCATTACAGGACCTCGAGCTTTAACTTGGTTTTCTCCATCTTTAGCTTCTGTAAATTTAGGATTTCTTGAACTCATTATCTTCATTGTAGTGATTGCAGCATTTACGCAAATTTTAGAGCTTCTATTAGAAAAAGTTTCTCGAAATCTCTACCTCTCGTTAGGAATTTTCCTGCCTTTGATTGCTGTGAATTGCGCCATCTTAGGAGGTGTACTCTTTGGAATCACACGTAACTATCCTTTCATTCCGATGATGATTTTTTCTTTAGGAGCAGGATGCGGATGGTGGCTTGCTATTGTTATCCTAGCAACTATTAAAGAGAAGCTCGCTTATTCCGATATTCCTAAAAATCTTCAAGGGATGGGAATTTCCTTTATTACAACAGGTCTCATTGCTATGGCTTTTATGAGTTTAACAGGTATCGATATCTCGAAGCCCTCTGCAACTATGCAAACAGCAACTGCAGAAGTTGAGGCAGCTAAAAACGTTGCCGATGCACAACAACCATCTCCTTCTCATTGACAACTACACTAAGATCTTTCTAAATCATAGGTTAAGCAATACTATCAATAAGAAGTTTTCAAACAATTCCAGCTTGAGATTTAGTATTCAATGGCTTTATACAACTACTTAAAATTTTATTTAAAATACAATAAACAGCTATCGCTAATAAAATACAAATACCTAAAGCAATGCCTACATAAAGAGAACAAATTTTCAACTCAGAACTTAAAGGAGAAAAAATGGTAATTAAGGTAGTAATAGTTAGCGCTACTAAGAGAAGAACAAGAACCTTAGAGAAAATCCGATAAGACAAGGAACTTTGTGAACCGTGAGGAACACTAGAATACTTCTTCAGCAGAGTAAATGTGTTAGGGGTTTCTTCAGAAGCAAAAACATAATTAGGTAGTCGCATCATGATTTTAAAATCAGTAAAAATTAGAATACAATGCCCTAGTGACTAAGCCTAGTTATCTAGCGGCTTCATAGAACGAAGTATCTTATAGCGGAAGCAAGCACAAAGTAATATTGCCAAGGTAATACAGGTAGTTGTGATCCAAATAGCCATTTGTACAAATGTTGAGTTTGCTAAAAATAAACCGCAAGCTACTAGGCCAATGACAATTATTGACAGAACCATTATTGCCACAGTCAGCCTCTTCAGACGAGGGTCGAGAATAAATGGTTGAAATTCGCCTTCTAAAGAGGGCATGGGTGTCGAGCCAACTGCAGCCATAAAATAAATTCTAGTATAATTTTTAAACCTTAAGCATAGATTTTAAACACTCTAAGCTTAAAAAAATACCTCTTCTCTTCTTAAAAAATTAAATATTCATAATAAAATTTTTATTTCTGTTCCATTAAAGAGAGTTTCAATAAACTCCAGTCCTGTTCCAAACGTACTATCACTAGCCATCCTTCGCCTTCCGGAGCATCATTAATCTTTTGGGAGTTATCGAGTAATTCGAGATTGACATCGATAACTTCTCCGGTCACAGGACTCAAGACTTCAATAGCAGATTTTGAGGACTCTAGCACAACTAAAACCTCGCCCTCTTTACATGCGTTTCCTATTGAAGGTAAGTCCACGTGAACAATGGTACCCAAGTTGTTTCGCATTTTTTCTGTTAATCCAAGCCGTACAACTCTTTCATGGATTGGTAAAATCCATACATGATAATCAGAATACCACATTATCTTAAGACTCCCTGTTCTATAAAGCGTTCCATATAGGATCCTATAAGCTCTTCATCCAATTGACTTTTAGCTAAAAATAATTTATCCACGCGGGCAGGACGATCGTATACTAAATGAGATAGGCACTGATAATAACAAGGTCCTTCTTCAAGATTGATCAGTACTGGGGAATATTCTCCTATCTTCATAGAAAAAAGACGTTCAAAATCTTCAGGAAGGCCTTTATCTCCCCGAGAAAATGTTTTTAATGAACGTTCCAGGTTCCAGGAGCAAGAACCACTCACATACCTTCCAAATCTATGATCTTCCACTACTTTGAAAAGACGCCGTTGCCATAGGCTAGTACCTTCTTCATTTGGGTAACGCTTACGCAATGCTGATACAATACAATCCATATCCACAAGATGACCATGAGAAGCAACTAACTTTGAGGCTAGATCTCTTCTCAATACTTCCTGATAGGAAAGTATCTCTTCTTTTTCAGAAGAATGATTAACGACAAATGTATAATATCTCTCTAAGTCTTGGCTATACAATCCTATAACTTCATTTTCAAGTAGCACTTGAGCCAATTGCTGACCATCTACTATTCCTGGTAAGGTATAGTCCATTCCTCCTGCTAAAAGAATTTCTTTGTTTTCTATAGGAAGCTGTTTTAAAGATTCCAAAATTCTTTCGGGGTGGGCTCTTAGGATTTCCTTACGTGTGAAGAGAGAAATTTTATCTCGCAATCCAGGCTTGAGTTGTTGGAAATCTTTATATGACTGGCAAGTTTCCGCATCTGGGAATTTCTCAAGGATTTCTTGAAAATGTTCAGCATTTTGCTGCCAATGTATTACCTCAACCATGGGAACTTTAGTCCCCAAATCCTGTAAAGCTACACTCTGATAGCCTATCGAAAATCTTCTACCTACTAATCTAGGCTCTGTAGATTTTATTTTATCTATAGGTAAAGTCTCCTGAGGAATATCCAGACAATCCGACTTTGGAACACTAACCAATTTTAAATATGTTTCAAATGCCTTTAGTTCTTGCCTTGTTTTAAAACAATAATCTTTGGGAAGTTTGAAAAATTCTACTTGTATCGAATCTTGCCCCTCTATAAAAAATTTATTTAGAGGTTGGAAATCAAAAGCAATACTCCCCCGTAGGGTTAGGATTGCTTTTTTACAAAGTAAGATATCCCTATACATATTCAAAAACTCGAATTCGGAGATCTCCAGAAACTGAAAATAAGAGTTCACAAATTCTTCGAATCCGATAGAAAACTCTGGGTTTTTGTTTATCTTACTATAGGCAGATCTTGCTTTATCATAGAAGTCATCACGTGCTTCTTGTCTTGAGGGTCTGGGAAGAACTTTTTTTTGCTCATCAATAAATCGAATTAAAACCTCGACAGCGGCAGACAAATAGGGATCCCCAAACCAATCTTGAATTGTGTTATAACCAAACAGGCGTAGATCTTTGCCTTGAGATAAAATTTGATCTGGTGGTAGAGCAAACATTTGTCTACGATATTCTAACATTTGTCGAAGCACATAATGAGGGAATCTTCTCTCTTCAAGAAAGAGTTTGACCCTAGCGAGGAATCCTTCTTTTGATATAGGGTTTTCTATTTGTTGAAAGATCTTGAAAATCTCTAAGAGTTGCGGAGCAGAAGATTTCCAAACTTCTTCAGAGGAAATAAAAGGGGCATCAAAGCGACGGTACGGTTGATACATCTTTTCTTTACTAAAGAGTTTTTCTCCCGAAGCATAAACTTGTAAGAAGAGTTTTTCCCCCATCCTTGTTGTTAAGAAATAATCCGTCAACAAGCCCTCATTTATAAAATTCCAAGCCCTAGGATTCCCTGTGAAAGGATAGGCTTCATGAGCTAAGAACTTCTTCATGGCTAAAAAGTCTTTTTGCAAATACTTCTTCCCTGAAGCAGTAGTAAACATAATTCGACATGAGGTAGATTCGGTAGAACCTTCTCCTCTGGAAAACCGTCCCCAACCAACTCCAAGACCAGAAATACAAACTACAGCAATAACAATGCCAATAAATTTTTTTTGATGCTTATAGAAGAACGCTAACAAAGTCCACCCTCTACCCAAACAATAAAAGCCTAGTGTAAACGATAGCAAAGAAAAAAACCAAGCAGGATCCCCTTGGTAAGTATACGAGGAATCTTATCACGAGATAGTTTTACAGCAATGAAAGGTTTATGCTGGCATATATGTGAGCTGCAAATGTCCCAAGGTATGATGGACTGGATGGAAATACCAAGAGAAAATATCTCCTTTATCTACAAGACGCGAAAGTCCAATATCTTTAGCAAAGATCTTTGCAGCCTTTTCAGCAACTTCTGCTGACTCGATAACAACAATACTTTCATAATCAAAAGCGTCACTTTTCTTCCCTAAATTATAACTCCCAATCACAAAAATAGAGTTATCTATAATCATGCACTTTTTGTGTAGCTGAGTTTCCCAAATAGCAAATTCATAAATAGAAAGTCTCTCGTAAGGTTGCAACTGCAAACAGAACCACTTTTTCCAAATAGGGTAGCGGCTTCCATAACTCAATGCAAAATAATTAATACGGTTTCCCCAAGCATATGGTCTGGTGATTGAAGGGCTCAAATCATGACAGCCATTAGTAATTAAACTCAGATGCACATTATGATTACGGGTAACATCAATAAGAGCATTTAAAATTTCATCCTTAGGGATGAAATACATGTGCGCCAATTTCACAGACGATCTTGCTGCGCGAATAAGCTTAACATATTCTTGAGTCACAGGGTTAGGTTGCTTATCATGGGGACCACCCAGGACCACTCTTACTTTTGAAGATTCTACAAGGATAAGGTCCTCATGATCATCTAGCTCAGGAAATGTGGTTGCTTCTGCTTGTTCAAAAGTAAGCGGTGGACATGAATCTGCAAAATCTTCGGGGTTATTAATAAACCACGCATTGTTTGCATAGTAATCCCACATCGCAAACTGTTTATGAAATTCTTTCCTTAGCTCCAAGCCGAGAGCTACAGAGCGCAACATAATATCCTGATCACGAAATGCTAAAGGCCTACGCACACCGCTGAC is a window from the Chlamydia serpentis genome containing:
- a CDS encoding Na(+)-transporting NADH-quinone reductase subunit B; translation: MLKKLINSLWKICQQDKYQRFTPIADAIDTFCYEPIKTPSKPPFIRDSVDIKRWMMLVVIALFPATFVAIWNSGLQAIVYGSGNPTLMEKFLHISGFGSYLSFIFKETDIFSILWEGFKIFIPLLTISYVVGGTCEVIFAVVRGHKIAEGLLVTGILYPLTLPPTTPYWMAALGIAFGIVISKELFGGTGMNILNPALSGRAFLFFTFPAKMSGDVWVGSNPTMIKDSLIKMNSTAGKVLVDGFSQSTCLQTLNSTPPSVKRLHVDAIAANMLHISHVPTQDVINTQFALWTETHPGWVLDKLTLTQLQTFVTAPVTEGGLGLLATQFDSAYAITDVIYGIGKFSTGNLFWGNIIGSLGETSTFACLLGAVFLIVTGIASWRTMMAFGLGAFFTGWLFKFISILIVGQNGAWAPARFFIPAYRQLFLGGLAFGLVFMATDPVSSPTMKLGKWIYGVFIGFMTIVIRLINPAYPEGVMLAILLGNVFAPLIDYFAVRKYRKRRV
- a CDS encoding phospholipase D-like domain-containing protein — translated: MSKLFSRLSAIGIVCIFLLPGFLSAKTIVAPTRENIGVFVYDNGLEAFEQLLRCIDHANSYVELCPCMTGGRLLKDMLDHLDARMNEVPELCSYIIIQPTFTDAEDQSLLKALKQSYPDRFFYVFTGCPPSTSIMSPNVIEMHIKLSIIDGKYFILGGTNFEEFMCTRGDEIPKEIDSPRLFVSGVRRPLAFRDQDIMLRSVALGLELRKEFHKQFAMWDYYANNAWFINNPEDFADSCPPLTFEQAEATTFPELDDHEDLILVESSKVRVVLGGPHDKQPNPVTQEYVKLIRAARSSVKLAHMYFIPKDEILNALIDVTRNHNVHLSLITNGCHDLSPSITRPYAWGNRINYFALSYGSRYPIWKKWFCLQLQPYERLSIYEFAIWETQLHKKCMIIDNSIFVIGSYNLGKKSDAFDYESIVVIESAEVAEKAAKIFAKDIGLSRLVDKGDIFSWYFHPVHHTLGHLQLTYMPA
- a CDS encoding bactofilin family protein, producing MFRRTGKDPFEDVQTLYQEETSTLSNYSPYSRSERPETPPSLFDNPKASEAQPLNHSLPKDPPLPQWSSTSRTESVLSLEEPETTLGEGVTFKGELAFERLLRIDGTFEGILVSKGKIIIGPKGVVKADIQLQEAIIEGVVEGNITVSGKVELRGGAVIKGDIQATTLCVDEGVRILGYLAVSGITDNLEEEKDL
- the nqrD gene encoding NADH:ubiquinone reductase (Na(+)-transporting) subunit D, whose amino-acid sequence is MINKKSYKSYFFDPLWSNNQILIAILGICSALAVTTTVQTAITMGLAVSIVTGCSSFFVSLLRKFTPDSVRMITQLIIISLFVIVIDQFLKAFFFDISKTLSVFVGLIITNCIVMGRSESLARHVPPIPAFLDGLASGLGYGWVLLLIGIIRELFGFGTLMGLRIIPQFVYASEFHPDGYQNLSLMVLAPSAFFLLGIMIWLVNIRDSKKEKR
- a CDS encoding glycine cleavage protein H-like protein; translation: MWYSDYHVWILPIHERVVRLGLTEKMRNNLGTIVHVDLPSIGNACKEGEVLVVLESSKSAIEVLSPVTGEVIDVNLELLDNSQKINDAPEGEGWLVIVRLEQDWSLLKLSLMEQK
- the dnaA gene encoding chromosomal replication initiator protein DnaA, coding for MLTCNECSTWEQFVNYVKTRCSKTAFENWISPIQVLEETQEKIRLEVPNIFVQNYLLDNYKKDLCSFVPLDIHGEPALEFIVAENKKTSSVPASQKESNESLTELFEEVKDFELKLNLSYRFDNFIEGPSNQFVKSAAVGIASKPGRSYNPLFIHGGVGLGKTHLLHAVGHYVKEHHKNLRIHCITTEAFINDLVYHLKSKSVDKMKNFYRSLDLLLVDDIQFLQNRQNFEEEFCNTFETLINLSKQIVITSDKPPSQLKLSERIIARMEWGLVAHVGIPDLETRVAILQHKAEQKGLHIPNEIAFFIADHIYGNVRQLEGAINKLTAYCRLFGKTLTETIVRDTLKELFRSPTKQKISLETILKSVATVFQVKLNDLKGNSRSKDLVLARQIAMYLAKTLITDSLVAIGTSFGKTHSTVLYACKTIEHKLQSDETLKRQVNLCKNHIVG
- the nqrC gene encoding NADH:ubiquinone reductase (Na(+)-transporting) subunit C gives rise to the protein MSKDSPKISNYTNQTWYIISFVLGLSLFAGLLLSTVYYVLSPIQEQAANFDRNKQMLLAARVLDFKGRFQIQDKKEWVPALFDKKTQLLQVAKGKAPMVSHPELEAYAQRFVRPLLTDKQGKVFSFEEKHLDVVEFFEKYQESSPCQQPLLPFFVILDNTPRTQNMSGSEISKDLSAVQALIFPISGFGLWGPIHGYLGIKNDGDTVLGTAWYQQGETPGLGANITNPEWQEQFYGKKIFLEGPSGTTDFATTTLGLEVIKGSVRTTFGNSPKALSAIDGISGATLTCNGVTEAYMQSLACYRQLLIHFSSLNNANKQPNDK
- the nqrE gene encoding NADH:ubiquinone reductase (Na(+)-transporting) subunit E, whose amino-acid sequence is MWLGSYTWLNVFGIFLQAAFIQNILLANFLGMCSYLACSTRVSTANGLGMSVALVLTVTGSINWFVHAFITGPRALTWFSPSLASVNLGFLELIIFIVVIAAFTQILELLLEKVSRNLYLSLGIFLPLIAVNCAILGGVLFGITRNYPFIPMMIFSLGAGCGWWLAIVILATIKEKLAYSDIPKNLQGMGISFITTGLIAMAFMSLTGIDISKPSATMQTATAEVEAAKNVADAQQPSPSH